The Tenuifilum thalassicum genome includes the window AGGGGTTATCAATATACTTACAAGAAACTCTTTAATTCAGAATGGGAAAGTAACTTATACTGCATCACATACCGGTAAGCAACTTAACCATAACCAGATAAGTATTGGACAAACAGTTATAAACAAGAACCTAAAATTAAACATATCTACAAGTGTAGGTTCTGGTTCTAGAAGCGATAAAACTTATTACGATTACTATAGAAATTCCAGAACATTGGATAATGCTAGCAACATATATAGTAAAAATCTTTTGTTACAGCTACAATATAAAAACTTTAAATTCCAAACCTACATCGACGACTACAGCTTTGAACAAGTAGACCTTTGGGATAGCTTATACCTAGGACCTCCATTATCCGAAAGTTTTAAAAGTAATTTTGTAAGCATTAGCAACTCTATTAGTAAAAACAAACTTAAAATAACCCCCCAAATTGCGTACAAGTGGCAAAAGCCTTGGCGACTAAATGTGCCAGATAGGAACTACACAAACAATAAAACGTTTAGACGTTTAACACCTAGTTTAAACATTTCGTTTAACTCTGAAAATCTCATGCTATCGATTGGCTCTGAATACTATTATGACATTCTTAAACAACCCTCATTCGTTAATCCATATTTTGAAGAAGAATTTAAGAATGGTTCAAACTATCTTGAATACCACAACATTGGAAACTACGTTCAATTATTTTGGAATACCAATTACTTAAATCTTAGTCTTGGTGCACGATACGACTATTCATCGGAATTTGGCAGCGCATTTGTACCAAGAATTGCAATTACGAAGGCATTTAAAAAGTATCATTTTAAATTGATGTGGAATAAATCATACAGAACACCTGGTGGGATACTACCGAACAGAAATCCGGGCAACTCAAAACTCAGACCTGAAATGGGAATAATCTATGAGATAGAAATGGGTTATGCATTTGCAAAAAATTCAATGTTTACTGTAAACGTTTACGATATTACATTCAACGACATTATTACGTACAATGAACCAGAATTAGGAATTGGTTTTTATAGTAATCAGGGGAAGATAGGAACCGCTGGGATTGAATTTGGACTCAAGTATAATTCTAATAGATTTAATGGAAATATAACCTTTGCATATTATAGAAGGAAGAATGCAGCTCTTGACTCCATATTTTTTGTCCCTACTAATGAAAAAGAATATCTATCGTTAACACCTTATAGATTTAATGGAATTTTAAGCTATAAAGCCTTTAAAGAAATAACATTTAGCATTACCAGTTCATACTATGGGAGTAGCTTTTCTTACGACTATTACTCAAATGCAGATATCTTGGTTAAGCATAAGCCTCTAGTAATGGTTGGTATTAACGCCCAGATCAATAATTTCCCTTTAAGAGAATTTAGCACCCAGCTAATTATGTCAAACCTACTAGGAGCCGATTTCAAATTTTATCAGCCTTATAAAGGAAATCATGCCCCTCTACCTGGGTTAGATAGAAGTATTGGCTTAAGAATTTCATACAATTACTAAAAAAGCGACCTATTAAAGTCGCTTTATACTTACTAGTATATAACTTATTAAACTCCTATTCCTTATCGTCTGTTTGCTCCTGATTTTCTTCTTCATCTACCTGATTAAGGATTTCAAGCAAACCTTTTTCTTGAAGCAAATTATACCAGGTTAATATTTTCTTAATATCACTTGTATAAACCCTCTCCTTATCAAATTCAGGCAAAGCCTTTTCAAAGTATGCGCGTATATCCTTGCTATCCGACTTTGGATTAATGGCAGGCCCACCGTTTTCAAGTGCTTCAATTCTTTTCAAAACATCTTTTAATGGCATTTCTTCTGCTTCTGTGAAGACTGCAATATCAGCCAATGCGCTCACCTTTGCTGTTGCAGGTACATGCATTCTTTTGCCATCAACCAATGATTCAACAATTACACCTTGACGGGCTTGAGAAATAAACTTAAACAAACCAGAATATCCTGAAATTGCAAGTAGTTCTTTTAGTTTTACCTCCATATCATAAATTTTTATAATGCGAAATTAATAAAAAAGATTTAATTAAACCCACGCTCCTTTTTAATCATTTCGTAAGCCTCATTCACCAATTTAAATTTTTCTTCGGCAACCTTCCGGAAATCCTCACCTAGGTGTTGCACCTTATCGGGATGAAATTTTAGCGCCATATTTCGATATGCTTTTTTAATTTCCTCGTTAGTAGCAGTAGGAGAAACCTCAAGAATTTTGTAGAACTTATCGGTTTCTGGCACAAACATAGCTTTTATAGACTGGAAGTCGGAATCAGTGATTCCAATATTATGGGAAATCTCGGTAATTAACTTTAGCTCCGGCGTGCTCACAACCCCATCTGCCTGAGCTATTCCAAAAAGTAAATGTAAAAGTTGCAAGCGAGAGTGATAATCTACGTTTTCTTTAATCTGTTTGCAAACATCAGCTAGGGGTACTTTTTGTTTTAAAATATCGCGTAGCAATAAAATGGCTTCACTAGCAGCTGATTGGCCAAAGTTTTTTACAAAAAACTGTTTAACATACTCCAATTCGGATTTCAGCACCTTGCCATCGGCTTTCATTATAGCAGAAACCAAAACAAGAAGGCTGACAATAAAACCATTTCGACTAGTTTCGCCTGTATAAATTTTGCTTTTTTCGGCATTATCGAAAATTGAGCCTATTGCAAAACCTAATATTGCCCCAATAGGTCCAAACAGAGCCCAGCCTAGTCCACCTGTAATCCATTTTCCATATTTACCCATAACAGAACTATTTTAAAACACTTTCAATTATGTTAATAACTTGTGGTACTATCAAATGTTCAGAATCATTTATGATGACAAAGTCAGCAAGTTTAATTTTCTCATCCTCTGGCATTTGATTTTTCACCCGCTCTTTTACAGCTTGCTCTCCGACTCCATCACGCTCCATTACTCTTTTAATCCTTATACCCAAAGGAGCAGTTACAAGAATATTCTTATCCAGCTGCTTATAAGCCCCAGACTCAAAAAGGATTGCAGCCTCTTTAAATACTAATTTGTGGTGACTATTAAGTTTACACCATTCTTCAAAATATGATGCTACTGCAGGATGGATAATGCTATTCAGCATTTTAAGCTTAGACTTGTCGTTAAAAACAATACTAGCTAAAAGCTTTCTATTGAGTTTTCTACCGAAATAAATTTTTTCACCAAAATACTTTTTAATTGAATCAATAACGCTATCATCGGTTTCTGTTATACTCCGAGCAACATCATCGGAATAAAAAACAGGATATCCTAGATGTTCAATAATTTTACAAATAAAGGTTTTACCGCTGCCAATTCCTCCTGTTATTCCAATCTTAATAGACATGCTTATTTTTTGATAATGATATAATCAACTTGACGTGGCTCTACCTGAATTCGTGATACAAAGTTAGGATAGCTAACTAGCTTAAGCACAGCCTTTGGCGATTGGCTTTTTTCAATTTCATTATAATCACATGCAACGTTGAATAGTTCTGGTTTAACAAGAAAGTATTTGCTTACAGCAACATTACACGAAACTTTAACGCTGTTAGGTGAGAATTGCACCTCATAACCCGAAGGAAGATTTATGCACTTAATGGGAATCTGATAAATAACTTCAGTAAACTTTTCAACAGGTAATGTTATACTCACCTTGTTTTGTGAATAATACACATCAGGTATTGGTTTTAGGACCAACTCTTGTTTAATGGTGTCCGATATTTCATCAAGTACAAGAGGATAGGTAGTAACGCTCTTAATCGTATCAATAACCGAAGCTGGACCAGTAATTGTAATTCTGTTTGGTTTTAATTTAAAGCTGCCCGATTGCATATACTGCTTGGCATAAGTGATTTTAAGTTGTGGCTTTATCTCAACAGTTCGTTTCACTACGCTACTAAGTGAGAATTCAAGGGTATCTGGAGAGATATCAACAAGTTTCAACTCAGAGCCTAGTTGCAATGACACCTCGTTAAATTGTGACGATGTAAGTATAAAAAAATCTTTGCCTTGCCGCTTTGATGAAGCTGCTGATAGCTGAATTGGTCTTAATGGTTTAAATAGTTTATACTGTAACAGTTTATAACCAACAGCGCTAACTTTTGCATTAATTTTTAGGTTTTCGGAGTTCACCAAAACTTTATTAGAAGGTAGATTTACTAATTCTACCCTGTAAGTAATGTTATCAACATACTGATGACTCAGCTTAATTAATAGCCAAAGTATAGTTGAGAAAATTAAAAAGAAAAGAAACATTGAGATTCGCTTTTTAAAACGAATCTTTCCTTGATTAAAAAAAACTCTTTTATTTAATCTATAAAAGCGCAAGGGTAAATATTGATTGGTTGAATGAAAAAAAGGATTCAAAGTGTTAGCGTTTAATTTGAATCCCTTTAGTTTTAGACATTTATCGAGTTTGTATATCGCTTACATCCCGAATAACAGTGCTTTTTGCCACTTTTACCTCAACGTTATCGGATATTTCTACCTTAACATACTCTTCTTTCACCTCGGTAACCTTGCCATATACGCCACCGGCAATTATCACTTTATCGCCTTTTTTAAGTGACTCTTGGAACTTACGAAGTTCCTTTTGACGTTTCATTTGAGGACGAATCATAAAGAAGTAAAAAACAACAATGATAAGACCAAACATTAAAAAGGTCATCATTGGATTAGCACCTTGCTGTGCTTGTAATGTAATAAAACTGGTAATCATAACTCTATTTTATTTAATTGATTAATATACTATTCAACAAACAAATGTAACTAAAGTTTTAAAACTATTGTACCACATTAACTTTTAGGGTGGCCGATTTTTCTCTAATTACCCCATTTGTTCTTAAAGTGACCGACTTATACTGAGAACCAAACCAACCTTTGCTGTTAAACTCAACAATAAGCTTTGCTTTTTCACCTGGTTTTAACGTTTTTTGGGTTACATCAACCTTGGTGCACCCACAAGAAGGAATTATATCCTTAATAACCAGTGGGATATTGCCAGTGTTCTTAAATTCAAATGAATGCTTCACAATCTCACCACTATGCACTGTGCCAGCATCGTAAAAATCTTCAATATATGTCAATTCAGCAAAGTGAGTTGAATCAGCCATTTGCTCAGCTGATACTTGCTGTTTATTGCCACAAGAAACAAAGGCAATAGAAATAATACCAAAAACGATACTAGTTATCTTCTTCATCGTCAAAAACATTTAATGATTCAGATGAAATAGATTCGTTGTTTTCGCCAATCAAGCCCCTACCCTGCTTTACAATAGCATCTTTCTCTCTTAAATGAGCAATTATTTTATCGAGAACACCATTGATAAAAACATTACTTTGTTCAGTACTGTAAAATTTGGCAATATCAATATACTCATTCATACTAACCTTAACAGGGATTGTAGGGAATTCCATAATTTCTGTTAAAGCTAATTCCATAATGAGAATATCCATTGCTGCGATACGGTCCAACTCCCAATTCTGTGTAAACTGGTCAATAAGTTCAAGATTCTCTTTGTGATTTAATACTGTTTTCCTAAGTAATCGTTTTGCAAAATCGATATCATCATCGCTACGGAAAGGATCCATAACATTAACACTTGAGCTGCTCTCATCAATCTTTTTAATTGTCTTAACTGCCATGCTTGAGACAAACTCAAGGTCATCGTTCCAGTAAATGCTTTGTTCTTCGAGAAATGAATCGAAATCGTCGTTTACATTAAGAATCTTGTTAAAAAATTGGACAAATACCGCCTTATCATCGGCAAAGGAACATTCATCAGCATTCATATAGCTAGCATAGAAATCGGAAGCGATAAACTGATTAAAAAGAGATTTTGTTATTTCTGATTGATTAAGCCAGTTAAGCCTATTTTCTTGAGCCCTTTCATGAAGTTTATCGTCGTTTGCGAGTGCAGCAGCTGCTCTATTCTGCACAAAGCGAAGATTAGGATTCAATTCCTCAGGAGTTGGACGTAATTTTTGCTTGGCCAAATCGATTTTATTTTGAGCTAGCTCTACCAATGTTTCAGGAAGTAAAAGAAGAAGAATGTAAAGATGATATGATTTGTCGATACTATGAAATAGCTCCTTTTCAAGATTAATTAATGAGTCTCCACCATTTCGGTAGTATGCAAAAAGGACTTGAAGAGCCTTAATACGAATTAATCGGCGATTAATCATTATTCAAGAACGTTTATTATAAGTTTAACAACATTGCAAAGATAATTACTTTAAAGCGAAGGTGGCTATATGAATGGTTAATATTTCAAAATAAAAGTAATTTGATGTTTATAGTATTTTTTTTTAAGAAAAAGTATTAGCAATAAAAGAATTTTTTATTTTTGGGGCATATGAAAATTGTGTTAAACCTAACCAAATACCAATAGCAATGATTGAAGAGTTTGAAAGCATGAATGAGCAAGAAAAGAAACCTAGAGAGAGAGAAGAAGTTTTTTCCCAGGTAGTTAAGGCAGGAAAAAGAACTTATTTCTTTGATGTGAAAGCAACTCGTGGCGATGAGTATTACCTTACCATCACAGAAAGCAAAAAACGTATGGGTAAAGATGGGAAGATGTTTTACGAAAAGCACAAGATTTTCCTTTATAAGGAAGATTTTAACAACTTTATGGACAGCTTAAATGAAGTATATAACTTCATAAAATCTAACCAAGAAATCATACCCCGACCAGAGCGAAAACCTGAATCAACATCTGAATTTGAACTATCTGAAGCTGAAACCAACTTTTCGTCGGTTGATTTTGAGGACTTAGGTAAATAATTTATTACGAACTTTGAGTAAAGGCTATACTTTTAAAAAAGTATAGCCTTTTTTTTAATTAAAACCATTCTAAATAATTTAATTGGCTTATTTTTGCAAAAATTTTCAACCAGGCAAACAATTTTATGTTTTGTAGGTTTTATTATGGTATAAATTGAATAGATGCTACTTTCGGAACTTCATAACGGAGAATATGGCGTAATAGCCAAAGTTAAGGGGCGAGGTGCTTTTCGGAAACGAATCACCGAAATGGGATTCGTAAAAGGTAAAAAGGTTACCGTGGTTAAAAATGCGCCACTCAAAGATCCAATAGAATATTCAATTATGGGTTACGAGGTTTCGTTGCGTCGCAATGAAGCATCGTTGATTGAGGTTATTACCCCTAACGAAGCAAAAGAAATCTTAACCAGTAATGGAAGTAGTACCCTCACTAAAACTACAGAACCTGAACTAATTAAGACAAGACTTAAAGAAGTTAGCAAAACAATAAATATTGCTCTTGTTGGAAATCCCAACGCGGGCAAAACAAGCATCTTTAACCATTTAGCGGGCGCAAAAGAGCATGTAGGAAATTATAGTGGGGTTACAGTTGATTCCAAAAAAGCAAAGTTTAAACACAAAGGATATACCTTTAATATTACCGATCTTCCTGGAACCTATTCCCTAACCGCATACACACCTGAAGAAGTATTTGTGCGCCGTTTCATTCATGAGCAAACTCCTGATATAGTTATTAACGTAGTTGACTCATCGAATCTTGAACGTAACCTATACCTAACAACACAACTTATCGACATGGATATCAGGGTAATATGTGCCCTAAACATGTATGATGAGCTTTTAGAAAAAGGCGACAAGTTTGATTACCTGATGATGGGTAAACTTTTGGGTATTCCTTTTATACCTACCGTAGGAAGTAAAGGAAAAGGTTTAGATAAGCTACTGGACACCATAATAAATGTTTATGCAGAGAAGGATAAAATTACACGTCATATTCATGTAAACTATGGCGAGGAGATAGAACGCTCAATCCAAGCCATACAATCGAAAATTAAAAAAAACAAGGCGTTAACGGTTAAATACTCAAGTCGATATCTAGCAATAAAGCTAATAGAAAAGGACAAACTTGCCGATAAGCTCTTACGGGATGAGACAAACTATATAGAAATTCGGGATCAAGCTGAATATGAAATAAACAGGCTTGAAACCTTATTTAAAGAGGATTCCGAAACTCTTATCACAGATGCCAAATATGGCTTTATTGCAGGTGCTCTTAAAGAGACATATAAGGAGAGTAGCCATA containing:
- a CDS encoding TonB-dependent receptor plug domain-containing protein — its product is MKYLYLILVFLLFHFVGTAQDEKLDLYSLSLEDLINVEVSISTKSKVNLRETPGIVTVITAEDIQRSGARDIIELFQLYVPGFDFGVDVEGVVGMGIRGLWAHEGKFLFMVDGFEINDGMFGCVPFGNHFSLDNIERIEIIRGPGSSIYGGFASLGVINILTRNSLIQNGKVTYTASHTGKQLNHNQISIGQTVINKNLKLNISTSVGSGSRSDKTYYDYYRNSRTLDNASNIYSKNLLLQLQYKNFKFQTYIDDYSFEQVDLWDSLYLGPPLSESFKSNFVSISNSISKNKLKITPQIAYKWQKPWRLNVPDRNYTNNKTFRRLTPSLNISFNSENLMLSIGSEYYYDILKQPSFVNPYFEEEFKNGSNYLEYHNIGNYVQLFWNTNYLNLSLGARYDYSSEFGSAFVPRIAITKAFKKYHFKLMWNKSYRTPGGILPNRNPGNSKLRPEMGIIYEIEMGYAFAKNSMFTVNVYDITFNDIITYNEPELGIGFYSNQGKIGTAGIEFGLKYNSNRFNGNITFAYYRRKNAALDSIFFVPTNEKEYLSLTPYRFNGILSYKAFKEITFSITSSYYGSSFSYDYYSNADILVKHKPLVMVGINAQINNFPLREFSTQLIMSNLLGADFKFYQPYKGNHAPLPGLDRSIGLRISYNY
- a CDS encoding DUF5606 family protein, giving the protein MEVKLKELLAISGYSGLFKFISQARQGVIVESLVDGKRMHVPATAKVSALADIAVFTEAEEMPLKDVLKRIEALENGGPAINPKSDSKDIRAYFEKALPEFDKERVYTSDIKKILTWYNLLQEKGLLEILNQVDEEENQEQTDDKE
- a CDS encoding TerB family tellurite resistance protein, whose amino-acid sequence is MGKYGKWITGGLGWALFGPIGAILGFAIGSIFDNAEKSKIYTGETSRNGFIVSLLVLVSAIMKADGKVLKSELEYVKQFFVKNFGQSAASEAILLLRDILKQKVPLADVCKQIKENVDYHSRLQLLHLLFGIAQADGVVSTPELKLITEISHNIGITDSDFQSIKAMFVPETDKFYKILEVSPTATNEEIKKAYRNMALKFHPDKVQHLGEDFRKVAEEKFKLVNEAYEMIKKERGFN
- the coaE gene encoding dephospho-CoA kinase (Dephospho-CoA kinase (CoaE) performs the final step in coenzyme A biosynthesis.), which translates into the protein MSIKIGITGGIGSGKTFICKIIEHLGYPVFYSDDVARSITETDDSVIDSIKKYFGEKIYFGRKLNRKLLASIVFNDKSKLKMLNSIIHPAVASYFEEWCKLNSHHKLVFKEAAILFESGAYKQLDKNILVTAPLGIRIKRVMERDGVGEQAVKERVKNQMPEDEKIKLADFVIINDSEHLIVPQVINIIESVLK
- a CDS encoding CdaR family protein gives rise to the protein MFLFFLIFSTILWLLIKLSHQYVDNITYRVELVNLPSNKVLVNSENLKINAKVSAVGYKLLQYKLFKPLRPIQLSAASSKRQGKDFFILTSSQFNEVSLQLGSELKLVDISPDTLEFSLSSVVKRTVEIKPQLKITYAKQYMQSGSFKLKPNRITITGPASVIDTIKSVTTYPLVLDEISDTIKQELVLKPIPDVYYSQNKVSITLPVEKFTEVIYQIPIKCINLPSGYEVQFSPNSVKVSCNVAVSKYFLVKPELFNVACDYNEIEKSQSPKAVLKLVSYPNFVSRIQVEPRQVDYIIIKK
- the yajC gene encoding preprotein translocase subunit YajC; translation: MITSFITLQAQQGANPMMTFLMFGLIIVVFYFFMIRPQMKRQKELRKFQESLKKGDKVIIAGGVYGKVTEVKEEYVKVEISDNVEVKVAKSTVIRDVSDIQTR
- a CDS encoding DUF1573 domain-containing protein — encoded protein: MKKITSIVFGIISIAFVSCGNKQQVSAEQMADSTHFAELTYIEDFYDAGTVHSGEIVKHSFEFKNTGNIPLVIKDIIPSCGCTKVDVTQKTLKPGEKAKLIVEFNSKGWFGSQYKSVTLRTNGVIREKSATLKVNVVQ
- the nusB gene encoding transcription antitermination factor NusB, which produces MINRRLIRIKALQVLFAYYRNGGDSLINLEKELFHSIDKSYHLYILLLLLPETLVELAQNKIDLAKQKLRPTPEELNPNLRFVQNRAAAALANDDKLHERAQENRLNWLNQSEITKSLFNQFIASDFYASYMNADECSFADDKAVFVQFFNKILNVNDDFDSFLEEQSIYWNDDLEFVSSMAVKTIKKIDESSSSVNVMDPFRSDDDIDFAKRLLRKTVLNHKENLELIDQFTQNWELDRIAAMDILIMELALTEIMEFPTIPVKVSMNEYIDIAKFYSTEQSNVFINGVLDKIIAHLREKDAIVKQGRGLIGENNESISSESLNVFDDEEDN
- a CDS encoding DUF3276 family protein translates to MIEEFESMNEQEKKPREREEVFSQVVKAGKRTYFFDVKATRGDEYYLTITESKKRMGKDGKMFYEKHKIFLYKEDFNNFMDSLNEVYNFIKSNQEIIPRPERKPESTSEFELSEAETNFSSVDFEDLGK